In the genome of Synechococcus sp. CB0101, the window CTGCTGAACTGTTCAAACACCGTCTGCAGCAGGCGGCTCATCTTGTTGTTCAAGCTGCAGCCAGGTGCGTTGTTGGACGCCAACAGCAGCAGGGCGCAGGCATCCACCAGCTGCGCCGCTTCATCGCTGCTGAGCTGGATCAGATGCTCATCGCCGCAGTGGGTAACGCGCAAGGAACCGGGTGTGGATGTATCGCACGCTACGGAGTGTGGAGCGGCTTGCCGAAAATTGCAGGTTCCTTTCCGCTTTGAACTCAGCCGCCGCTGGCTTCCAGTCGTTGAAAGCTTTGGCGGAGATGGAAGTCGGCTTGTTCGCCTCGGTGCTGCCAGGCCCAGTAGCTGCAGCCGAGATCGCTGTGATCCAGCACGGCCGTGAGCGAGAGCTCCAGCGGCTGATCCGCTGCGATCAACTCACGCAGATCCAGCTGACAGGCCAGCTCCAGGCGCTGGCTGGAGCGCCGCAGGCTGTAGGGAAGCTCCCGGATCTCCGGCCACTCCTTCAGGTTTTCTCGGTACCCCGTTAAGGCATACAGATTCCAGTTTCCATTCGGCGCCAGGTTCAATTCCTGGTAGGCAGGGTCACCGGGCCGGCCGATGAACGCTTCAAAACAGGTGCTCTGCCAGAGGTTGTGCCGCCTTGCCGGCGCAGCCGTGGCCGGTGGTAGCCGCAGCCAATCGTCTGGGCACGCGAGCGTGAACCGCAGACTCAGCATCCCGGCTTGCCAGATGGCCTCACCGTTCAGCTGGATCGATTGCAGTTCGGGGCTTGGTTCAAACGGCTGCAGGGGCTGCATGACGCTCCACCAGTTCTCTGAGCTGCGGTAACTGGGCTTCAATGCTGGCGCTGAGCTGGAATTGCACCAGGGCCCTCTGCAGATTGTGATCCGGGTGAGCTGCCTTGAAGTAGGTATCGCCCTGCAGGTGATCGCAAAAAAAGCGCAGGCCCAGTTCAAAACTGATCAACCGCGCGGCATCGGGGATGTAGCGCCGCTCCACCTCGCTGAGGAAGCTGCCTGCCACCGCTAGGTAGCCCTCGAGCAGGGCATCGGCCAGATCCAAATCAAACTGGACGGCGTCCACCTGATCGGTTTCCTCCCCGAGGCGATTGCAGCACGAGCGCAGGCAGTCGCCGATGTCGTAGTGCACCAGGCCCGGTTTCACCGTATCGAGGTCGATTAGGGCCACCGCCTTGCCGGTGACGCGATCGAGCAACACGTTGTTGATCTTGGGGTCGCCATGGATCGGGCGCAGCGGCAGATCGCCCCGCTGTTTGGCGCGCTCCAGCACATCGCAGCTGGCCTCGCGTTCACGAATGAAGGCCATGCAGCGATCGCTGCCTGCACTCGGCTGCCGATCGCTTTGCACCAGGGCGCGGTGGTAGGCCTCGAGATAGGACGGCGTGATGTGAAAGCCTTCCAACGTGTCCGCCAAGGCGGTGGGGGGAAGGTCGCTGATCAGCAGATGAAACAGCCCAAGGCCAATCCCCAATTCCCGTGCCTGCTCGGCTCCTTCCACCACATCCACGCAGGTGCAATCGGGCACATAACTGATGGAACGCCACACATGCCCGGCAGCGCAGCCATGCCAGGTCTGGTTGGTTGTCTTCGTGCGCAGCAACGTGGGCAGCTGCCAGCGGCGTTGTTCCAGCAGCGGATGCGCCGACCCACGGCTGAGCTTCTGCTCGATGTGTGTTCCAAGTACCTGCAGGTTCTGCAGCACTAGCTCGGGCTGATGGAACACGTGGGTGTTCAGCCGCTGCAGCACGCTCGGTCCGCTGTCGGCCTGCACCAGGT includes:
- a CDS encoding DOMON-like domain-containing protein, with protein sequence MQPLQPFEPSPELQSIQLNGEAIWQAGMLSLRFTLACPDDWLRLPPATAAPARRHNLWQSTCFEAFIGRPGDPAYQELNLAPNGNWNLYALTGYRENLKEWPEIRELPYSLRRSSQRLELACQLDLRELIAADQPLELSLTAVLDHSDLGCSYWAWQHRGEQADFHLRQSFQRLEASGG
- a CDS encoding phosphotransferase enzyme family protein, with protein sequence MHRSLPVASQQTLISIAEAFQGKGCVQAVEPLGNGNVNDTYLVQADSGPSVLQRLNTHVFHQPELVLQNLQVLGTHIEQKLSRGSAHPLLEQRRWQLPTLLRTKTTNQTWHGCAAGHVWRSISYVPDCTCVDVVEGAEQARELGIGLGLFHLLISDLPPTALADTLEGFHITPSYLEAYHRALVQSDRQPSAGSDRCMAFIREREASCDVLERAKQRGDLPLRPIHGDPKINNVLLDRVTGKAVALIDLDTVKPGLVHYDIGDCLRSCCNRLGEETDQVDAVQFDLDLADALLEGYLAVAGSFLSEVERRYIPDAARLISFELGLRFFCDHLQGDTYFKAAHPDHNLQRALVQFQLSASIEAQLPQLRELVERHAAPAAV